The Streptomyces sp. A2-16 sequence GACGATGTGTTCCATTGGGTCGTGGTCCTCTCACAGGTGAACGGCCCGAACAGCGGCCCCGGGTCTAGCCACCCGGGGCCGCGCGCCGTTGAAGTCGGTAGTTCCGGCTCCCCTCAGCGCCGCTCGTACGAGACGAGCGGCGGAGGCAACCGGCCGCAGCCTTGAACTGCGGAAAGGTCGGATTGCGCTGTACCGCGCACGGGACAGAACCCGTGCGCGCCCGCCCGCTTGCTCGCGGAGGTGGGGCGGGTCGCCCTCAAACGCTCTGTTGAGTTCTCAAAGAACAGATCCTCCCCAGCAAGCGCGGTAACCCCTGGTCAGAGGGGTTCTCGTCCTTACAAGACCCGCCGGGCGCTCTGCGGTTGTGCAGTTTGAAGCAGCCCAAAGAAGGGCCCTTCCGCTCGCTGTCCTAGGACTGCGGCGGCCTGAGAAGAGAATGCACCGCAGTCCTGGGACTGTCAACAGTCCTAGGACTGTGCTTCACTGGGACGCATCGAAAGGAGGTCTGCGTGGCACCGAAGTGGCGCGAACTGGCGGACAGGTTCGCGGAGCAGATCAGGAGCGGCGAGATCAAGCCGGGCGCCCAGTTGCCCCAGATCAGAGACCTGGTCGCGGCCGGCGAGGGATCGAAGGACACTGTCCACAAGGCGTACAAGGAGCTGGAAGCCCAGGGGCTGGTGACTTCCTCGCGCGGCCACGGCACCGTGGTGCGCCATCAACAGCCGCTCAAACGGCTCGGCATCGCGCGGTACGACAAGGCGAAGTGGCGGGACGGTGATGAGGTCGCGTTCATCGCGGACCGCGTGGCGTCCGGGCGCTCGTACCGCCGAAATGAGCAGACGCAGACGGTCAGTCGAGTCAAAGCATCGGCAGCCGTGGCCTCAGCTCACGGCTTGCCCGAGGGGGCCGACGTCTACGCAAGGGCGCGCGTGGTAAAAGAGGGCACGCAGCCGACTCACACCCTGACCAGCTACTACCGACCCGAACACGTCGAAGGAACCCGCATCGTCGACCCGACCCCGGGCCCTGCGGGGCGAGGCGGCGGGTTCCGTGTCCTGTACGACGCCGGATACGAGATCGACCACATGACGGAGGAACTCTTCGCGCGGGTGCCCACGGCGGAAGAGGCTCAGCTACTCCAGCTCTCGCCAGGTGAGTGGGTGGTGGAACTGCACCGCACCACGTCCACGGCTGATGGGACCGTAGTTGAGTTCGCCATTGGGGTGCATGCGGCGACGCGGTTCGCATGGTCCTACGACTTCAAAGTGCCCGATTCAGCGAAGACGGAGGGTGAGAGCAAGTGATCGCTGCACAGGCATGGGCGGATGCCCGACTTCTGTGGGACTACCACCGCATGCACCACACCCCACGGCCCTGCTCCGTGGCTGTCGGATTGGGCAGTCACGACCTCGGCGTGGCTGACGTGACAGCGGAGCTGTATCACCAGGGCATGGCGCCCGTGATCGTGTTCACCGGGGCTACCAGCCCAACGACCCGAGCACGCATGCCGCGCGGTGAGGCTGTCCACTACCGGGAGCGGGCCTTGCAACTCGGGGTGCCGGATTCTGCCGTACTTCTGGAACCGCGCGCCACGAACACCGGCGAGAACATCGAGTTCAGCAAAGCGGTGCTGGTAGAGGCCGGCGTCCCCGTCTCGTCTGTCCTGCTCGTGAGCAAGCCGTATGAAGAACGGCGCTCGTACGCGATGATGCGGAAGCTCTGGCCGGAGGTTGAGGTCGTATCCGCGTCCACTCCGATGGGCTTGGAGGAATACGCCGATTCCATCGGGGACGTGCGCATGGTGATCGACATGATCGTAGGGGCCCTGCAACGAGTGCTCGTCTTCCCCGGGTTGGGTCTGGCCATCGAGCAGGCCGTGCCGGACACCGTCGTGGCTGCGTACGAGCGTCTCCGCGACCAGGGGTTCACGAGTCGACTCATCCCGGACGCGGCGCAACGTACCTAATGGGGCATGTCCATCAGATAATCCCCGCATACGTCGACAGCCCGCACCGAACGGTGCGGGCTGTCGATGTTCCTGCCTTCGTCAAGGCACGCGGGGTAGCTGGCCGCAGTGACCAGCTACTGGACGAGAGAAAGTCGAGGCCCTGCGGGCGGCGCTTCCTCTGCGCTCGGTAGGCTGCCTCCGCCACGTGCGGTGACAATGAGCCCGAAGACCCAGCTACTGAGCTCTTCGGGATCAACGTGCAGATCACGAGCAATGGCGTGAAGCGTGACGCCTTTCGCCTTCGTGGTAGCGAAGACCTTTTCCAGCAACTGGGAGCTCTCGCGCCGTGGCATGCCGGACGGCTCGCCCCGCCGGTAGCCGAGTTTGCCTAGCTCAATGCAGGTGCGGCGGTAGTGCCAATCAGACAGCATGTCCACGTCGTGCAGCCGGTACGTAAGAGCGAGAGCGGCAACCTTCCAGATCCGCTTGCCGCGCAAGATCTCTTGGACCAAAGGCGTCTTCGGCATGTGCTCCATCACGCTCTGGCGTGGCATGAGGAAGGCACTTGCGAAGGCGTTCGCTTCCTGCTCCGCATGGGGGCCGGCAAGGGAGCGGTCTTCCCCATGGAGAACGAGATGTCCAAGCTCGTGAGCAGCGTCGAACCGACCCCGCTCGGGAGTCTTCAGGGTGTTGAGGAAGATGAACGGAGTGCCGTCCCGCCACATGGCGAATGCGTCGACGTCCGCGTACTCAGGGGGCAGGGAGAAGACGCGTACGCCGTGCACCTCCAAGAGGTGCACCATGTTGCTGATCGGCGCCGCCCCCAGTCCCCAGCGGGCGCGGACCATCTCCGCGGCAGTTTCGGGGTCTGGCCTGCCGAGTGTGGGGATGTCGTTAGCAGGTAGACGGAAGCGTTCTTCGATCCACCCGTGCAACTCCAGAGCAAGCCGGCTTGCCCAGAGCGCGGCATCTCGAGGGCCCGCCGCCAGCTTGCTGCGGGCCCGAAAGGAGACTGCCTCCAGCGGGATGGGCTCAAGGTCGGGCTGAGAGAAGAACGACTCGGGGAAACGCAGCGCCTTTGCGAGCCGAGCCAGGGTGTCAGGGGTGGGCTCTGTGCGGCCTCGTTCGTAGTTCGAGAGGCTCTGCACGCTCACCCCGACGCGCGTTGAAAGCTCCGCGAGCGTGAGGCCGCGCCGCTTCCGGGCAGTGGTGATGCGCGAGGATGTGATCATTTCTCCTCGTCATCGTTGAGGCTGTTGGATCTTGTCCTGCTACCGCTCTTCGACAGGAACGTCGAACTCACCGGTAGTTTCGACAGCGTAGTCGTTCACGCTTTCGAACTCGATCGCGGGGAGGAGGATCCGACTCTGGTAGCTGTCAATCTTCCCCCCAGGACCTACCCGGTTCGGAAGTGACAACTCGCTTCGGACGGTCACGACCCCCGTCTTCCGGGCCTCGTAGCGGTAGGTCAACAGGTACCAGGTCACCATCTGCGCGTACGCATCGACTCCGGACTGTCCCTCGTCTGGCTCAGAAAACTCGGGTTCCTCAAATGCGAACGAGAGTTGGAGCTCCTGGTTGCGGGCGACGGCCTGCTCCTTGGTTGCGCCCGCAGGACGCTTGCTCCGCGGGTGAGGGGAGCCGGGCGAGCCAGTTCGGGCATCTCCGAGCAGAACGCCGATTCCAACCGTCTTGTCGGGGTTGACGATGAGTGGTGCCTGGAGCGGGTCGTAAGGCTCCCAGCCCAGTTCGGTGCGCAGGGTGTATCGGAGCTCGCGAACCCGCGTGAAGTAGTCCTGTGAGCCAGGGGCGTTCTTGGCGTCATCCTTCGTCTTGCCGGCCCGGCGCGCCTGCTCGCTCATCCTTAGACCCGGCTCAAGGTACTTCCAGCTGAGGCCAAGGGCGGCGAGCTGACTCTCGTACCCCCCGGGCTGCCCGCTCGGAAGGGGAACGAGGTTGTCGATCATGGAACCTCCCGCACTCTTATACTCATTTCCCCTCAAGTGAGGGAGAATTTTTTAAAGAGTACCGCGTGATGGTGACTCATAGGTGGTTCATCCGCGAGGAGTTGACGTTCCGTAGCCGCCAGCACTGATCCTTCTGTCGCATCCGCGAGAGGAGCCCTCGGGCGGTCCACTCGATCCGAGTCGGAGGGTTGGTCCCCTCTCTAAGCCGAACATCGGTGGGCCAACCTGCGCTTAGCGGACATCGCAAGCCTGATGGCGGCGCTGCCCTTCGTTGTCCTGGGCTTTGGCCAGTGCGCTGACGGACGCTGCCGTTCGTAGAAGTACGCGCGCCTGGACTGAGCTGGTCTTTCCGAACTGGGGCGGACGTCCGTGAACGCCTAGACGGGCCGAAGGCTACAGATCTCCGGGAGGCGTACAGGCGAGCTGATACTCGTCGACCGCGGGATCCCAGTCCGAGAGGATTGGGGGGCTGAGCTCATCAGCGGGAGCCTGCTCTTCGGTGGCCTGCTCACCCGGCTTGACGGTCGTATTGATCTCGCGGTGATCGTTGGTCATGGCCGCCAGCATGGCAGGCGGCTACAGCTCTTCCGGCCAGCTCGTCAACAGGCTGCCATCGTTCTCGTCGCTGAGGGTGAAGTGCGGCTGGACGAGGTCCCGATGGCTGCCGATCCAGTCGCGGAACTTGTCGCGCGCCACCACTTCGTCGGCCCACCAGCCGCTCATGACCGGACGGCCGGCGGAGGACACGGTGACGCGGAAGCGCCCCTGTTCACTGGTCACGGCGCTGCCTCGCTCGGCGTCCCATCTCCAGCCACTCCTCATGGCTGATGGGCCGCATCGTGAGCCCGAGCTTGGCCGCGACCTCCCTGATGTCCTGGAAAGCCCCCTCCACGGTGGTCGGCATCGTCGGCAGAGCCGGCTTGCTGACGGCGAGCGAGTGGTCCCGGCACAGGTCCACCCAGCGAGGCCCGCAGCCGGGGAAGTCGATCACGCGGGAGGTGCGGTAGTCGATGCCGCACACGCAGCACGGCCGCCATGCGTCCGCGCGGTACCGGGCTCTCACCGGAGGGTCGTTGGTGAGCCGGTCGCCCGTCTCGAGCGGCGCCGGGTCCAAGCCGCCGCCGTCTACGGCGTGCCGCCTGAGCAGCTCCTCGACGTCCATGCGGTCCACGCTGTCTCCTGTGCCCCTCGGGATGCGCGGGCCACGCTACCTCCTAGAATCGAACACATGAACGACTCCGGCCTGTCTCGGCTCGCGCTGCTCCGCTTCCTGGAACGCGTGCAGGTACGGGACCTGGAGCGGACCCGCCGGTGGATCGCGGACGAGGAGAAGCGCGAGGCCGAGCGGCAGCGGGGCATCGCGGCGCGGCCGCCAGCGCCGGACTGGCTGATCGAGCGCGGCCTGTCCCGCCAACACGCCGTGTACGTGCACGTCGGCGACTGCTGGAACGCGGGCTCGCGGTCCAAGGGCGTCGAGCGGGACCAGGCGCTGCGCGCGCTCGCCGACGGCGTGACGGCATGCCCCCAGTGCCGGCCGGACACCGCGCTGGGCATCCTCGACTAGGCGCTGCGCGGCCTGCGTCCGCTCGCCTTCTTCCCCGCGCTCTTCTTCGCGGCGGTCTTTTTGGCCGACTGCTTCTTCGCCGTCTTCCTGGCCGCGGTCTTCTTCGGCAGTTCGTGTACGTCGGCGTCTTCGCCGCGGGAGGCCTTTGCCTTCTCCACCGACTCGTTCAGCGCGGCCATGAGGTCCAGGACCTGGGCCGGCTTGTCGGGCTCGGGCGCCTCGGGGAGCTCGCGGTCTTCCCGCTTGGCCTCGATGATTTTCGCTAGGGCGTCGGTGTAGGTGTCCTCGAACTCGGGGCCGTCGAGGTCGTCGCGTGCCATCGACTCCATCAAGGCGAGGGCCCCCTCGATCTCCTCCGTCGACACCTTCTCGTCCGGCGGGTCGACGGCGCCCGGGGCCCGGATCTCGTCGGGCCAGCGCATCGCGTGCAGCACGATCACGTTGTCGCGAATTCGCAGCAGTCCAAGGCGTTCCCGCCCGCTCCACGCGTACTTCGCGACCGCCACCTTCGACGACCGGCCAAGCGCCTGCACCAGCAGCTTGTACGGCTTCGCCGCCACCGCCCCGTCCGGGGCAAGGTAATAGCCCTCACCGATCTGAATCGGGTCGACGGAGTCCAGCGGCACGAAAGCCTGAATCTCGATGGCCTTCGCCGTCGGCAGCGGCAACTCCCTCAGGTCCGCATCCGAGATGGCGACGACCTGGTCCTTGGCGTACTCATAGCCCTTGCCGATCTCCGACTGAGCGATCTCACGGTCCTCCAGCTCGCACACCTTCTTCACCCGCACCCGACCCATGTCCTCCAAGTGGTACTGGTGGAACTGGATGCTGTGGTTCTCGGTCGCACTCTGGACGTGGATAGGCACCGTGACCAGGCCAAACGAGACGGCTCCGCTCCAGATGGTTCGGGGCATAGCTGACCTCCGCGTGAGCCCCGAGCAGGATCAGCCTACGAGCACCACCACGGCCCCGCATGCGCGCGGGCACCCCGAGTCGCACGCAGGTGACATGACCCCGGCAACCCGTCGTGATCTACCCGCTTGCCGAGGAGGCCAGCCGGCCTACCATCCGGGAAGGCTAGATCGTGCGGGCGGCACACGGAGCGCACCCGCCTTCGAATCATAAAAAGAGAGGCCCTGGTCTGGATGCCAGGACCTCTCCCGCCTTGTCCGTGTCTTCTACGGGGTCACCGTGAAGCTCAGACCTTCCCGTTGGCACGCCTCCGATGGGTGGTGGAGGTTAGCCGACCGCCGACGTGCTCTTGGTCAAGACCTGTTGACGTAGGTCAGGGCCACGAAGATGAAGCCGCCCAGCCCGATTGCAGCTAGAGCCCCTGTGCTGATGGCCTCGTAGTACGAGACCCCCTCCATCGCTCGACGGAGGATCCCCGCGAAGCATCCGCCGATGATCGCGACCAGTATCGTGATCACGGCTTCGGTCTTCCTGTTCCTCGGGGACTCGTCCCCGGGCCCCGAGGTTTGCGGGTTGTTCTGCGTTGCCGTCATGGCTCGCTCAGCCTTCGTCAGCCGCCTGTGAAGGATGACCTGTCGGATTCGGGCTGGCGAAGTTGCCCGGCCGCTGACGCGGCTTCACCCCAAGGGCTGCTCGGCCCGGTCATGGCGTGACCGTCCCGGCGACCCGTCGTGCCTGGGTCCTCCACTCCTGCCGATCCACTCCTGTCGACAGAGCATCCGGGCAGCGGCAGGACTCGGCGTCCGCTCAGATGGCCCCGCCGTCTGTTGACGGGGGCTTGTCGTGGAAGAGATCGTGACGCACGCCACCTCAAAAGTCCCAACGGAATTGGACGTTTGTGGGGATGGTCACCACTAACCCGTTCGATTGTGGAAAATGATCAATCCTCCCTGGTCAAACGGGGGTTGACGTTCCATCAGGCGTGGAGGCGTGAAAGAGGCGCGTCCGCGGGCGCATCGAGGTCAAGGTGGTCTAACCGGCCTAGCGACACGGGCATGGAGGTGGTGCGCCTTGATGCGAATTTCCATTCGGCATGCGGGCCACGGGTTGTAAAAAACGTACAGGAAGTACAGTCATTGGCCGCGCTGCTCCGTGCGGTTGAGGCCGCGGGCGAGCTCCTGGAGAATCTGCGGCTCGGACTTACCAGTCATGTGGGCCAACTGTTTAAGCAGCAGCGCGCACAGAGCCGTCGAACCGTCGGCAACCTGGTCCAGATTCCCGTCTGTGGTACGGCGGTCCGCCATGTACTTGATCATCAGGTCATTGCCGGACACATAGGCGGTCATCGCCTCGATGCCGAGTCGGATGCGGTCGTAGTCGCTCGTCGTCATCGCGTCACACTTCCACGGATGAGGAGCGCGCCGCCACCGTCGCGAACTCGACCCCTGCGCGGAAATGGGGCAGCACGGCCGAGGGCTTCCAGGCCGCTGTCACTGAGTACGCGGCGCGCGTGGTTGTGAGTCTTACGTCGTTTGTTCCGTGTACAGCGACCGTAGATGTTGGCTCAGACGATCCTGAAGGCCTTCCAGGGCGTGGGCCAGACGCGGCGCTCGGATACATCGACTAGGCGAACGTCACTCGCGCGGTCAGCAACCCCTAACCAGCAGGAGTGCTGTCCGATCGGTTCCGCCCTGACGGGCCCCTCACCTTTCGATTCTTGATCTTCTTGGCGGCGACCACAGCAGCCAGTAGCATCACGAAACCCGAGCAGCCCGTCACACTGACGAACCAGGCGAAGAAAACATCGGCAGGCCGGGCGTCATCCGCAAGCCAGAAGATCAGATACGCCTCAGCGAAGATGTGCAGCGTCAGCGCGGCGTACCAGACCGTCTGCAGGTTACGGAGCCCACGAAGCAACGGAGAAGCACTCACCGACTGCATAGCCTGACGGTCAGACAACCCCTCACCACGCGCCGCCTCGATCGCCCGCTGCTCAGTCTCGTCAGCCCGCTTCTCGATTTCGTTGAATTCGACCGTCGCCACCAGCAAGACCACCGGAATGACAGTGACCATCGCCGAGGCGAACTCCCCAGTCATCCTGACACTCACGCCCGCCCCCCGATGCCGGCTCCGCAACTCTGACACGAGCGTAGGACTCGCACAGCCCCCTGTCAGCCGCAGAGGAGCCCTGCCGCTCTGACCCTCCGCATAGAGCTTCAGTCGGCCCGGAGCGGCTCCCAGAGAGCGTCGCCGACTTGCTGAGCGACCTTCCGCAGAGGCGTCCCAGTGACGTGCATGTACCGTGCGCGCATACGGGCCGCTCTCCCGGGCTCCTGCGCTGTCGGTCACGGACGGCGGAGGCTTCGGCACCGCCCCAGAGGTCGAGCGCCAGGACCAGGACGCCGAGCACGGCCGAGGCCTGGGCATGGTCAGCGTGATCGCTCACCGGTTCGTCCACGAGAGCGACGGCGGGTACACGGTCACCGCGGAACTGTTCACGGACCCTCCCGCAGGAGGTCACCTGCGCTGATGGACAAGGCGCAGCGGGGCTACTGGTGCGAGTGCTGGACGAAGACCTCACCGAGGTGACGCGGCCGGTCCTGCGGGCTTCCTTCGATGCATACTCGGCACCGCAGGCCGTCAGGCCCAAAGCCTGCCCGAGTTGCCAGCCAGCGTACGGCCCCCTGATCATGCCCGACCCCAGACCGGGCAGGCCACCGGCCAAACCCGCTCCGCCGACCTTCGCCCGTGCCGGCAGAGACCTCGAAGCTGAAATGATCAACACTTAGGACCAAGGCTCAGTAAGAGCTTTCAGGCTGTTGACCAGTTCGACTGCTCGATCCATGGCTTCGAGATTTCCAACCTGCTCAAAAATTTCATAGGCTTTGGTCGCGCGAGTCAGCGCTCCAGAGAAGTCTCCATAGCTCTTTCTGCAGTTGGCGGAAGCGAAAATGCAAGCCCCCAAAATCGCAGCGGAGCCTAGTGCTTCAGCTTCACGAGAAGCCGACTCGTAAGATTCCCCAGCTTGCTTAAAGTTTCGTTGCCTCGTGTAAATCGCAGCGATCTCAAGCTGAGTCGCTAGGACTTGGGAACTATTCGACTGATGCCGGGCCAAGTCGAGCGCCTCAGTGAGACATCCGAGCGCTTCATCCGCTCTGCCCAAGTTGGCCAAACCATTTCCCATTACCTGCAATGCAGTGATCATTTGCGTCGCATAGGTAGGCATTCTGGTTTCCCCGAGAGCCCGATAGATATCAATCGACTCCCGCAACGCTTCGAGAGAGGTTTGATATTCCCCCGAACCGCTATACCGGATTCCAAGGTTGCTAAGTGAGCCGGCAAGGCCCAAGAGGTAGGCTTCCGGGTTAGCCTCTGCTAGGTGTCGATAGATGGCAACGGATTCCTCAGTTGCAGGCAGGGAATCCTCATGCCGACCCAAATCACCAAGACGAACACCCAGATTATTCAGAGCACTCGCAAGACGAGAAAGGTAAGCGCCGGGGTTCTCGTTTGCCAGCTGTCGATAGATGGCAACGGATTCCTCAGTTGCAGACAGAGAATCCTCATGCCGACCCAAATCACCAAGACGAACACCCAGATTATTCAGAGCACCAGAAAGATCTGAAAGATAGGCGCCGGGGTTCTCGTTTGCCAGCTGTCGATAGATGGCAACGGATTCCTCAGTTGCAGACAGAGAATCCTCATGCCGACCCAAATCACCAAGACGAACACCCAGATTATTCAGAGCACTCGCAAGGCGAGAGGAGTGAGCGCGCGGGTTTTCGCCTGCCAACCTACGAAAGATGAGGAGAGCTTCCTCAGCTACAGACAGGGAATCTTCATACCGACCCAAATCACCAAGACGAACACCCAGATTATTCAGAGCACTCGCAAGGTTGGAAAGATAGGCGCCAGGATTCTCGTTCGCCAGCTGCCGATAAATGGCAACAGCTTCTTCTGTTACCGGCAATCCATCCGCATACCGTCCTAGATCTCCGAGTCGGACCCCGAGATTGTCCAAAGATCCGCCCAGGTTTGGGAGGTACGCGCCAGGATTATCCCTCGCCAATTGGCGATAGATGGCAACGGATTCCTCGATCGCAGTGGCGGCCTCCGCATGTTGCCCCATATCTGCTAGGCGCACACCGAGATTATTCAGGGAGCCGGCCAGGTTCGGAAGATGCGCGGCGGCATTATCCCTCGCCAGATGCTGATAAATGGCAACAGCCTCGCTTGCAGAATCCAGTGCTGAGGGAATATCCCCCGCTCGTGCCATATGGACACCTGCGTTACTTAGAGCCATCGCTAGGGTTGGAAGTTGAGATTCATCCTGGTCGGCCACTCGACGGCAATGCATGAGTACTTCACGAGCTGCAATCTGGGCTGAATCCAAATCACCAGCCTCAGCGAGGCGATTTGCCAGATTCCCCATGACGGCAACTAGGGTGGCGGGATCTTCAGCATCCTCGGATTGCAGAAATAGATGCACCGCTTCTTGGGCTGCTTTCAGCGCCTCGGGAGCGTATCCAGTCCGAGCCGCTCTAATACTCAAATTATTTAGGGCTGCTGCACGCTCCCTCAATGACCCAGATTCATCGACCCCCTTCAGCTGTTCTAGAGATGCAATCTCTTGAATAGCAGGAAATACATCCAGAGCCCCAAGACTCTTGAGCGACTTAGAGATACTTGAGATGGCAGTTTTAAGCTGATCGTTGCTAATCGCTTCATGGCTAGGTCGTGGCAGTGACATCAGGCGCACTGAGAGATCCAGAGACCGTGCCGTAGCTCGCCGCAAAAGCCGATCATCGTTACTACGCAGACACGCGTCCGCCAACACGGGGGCCAACCTGGCGGCACTGTAAAGGTCATTCCTGTCAACAAGATGCCGCAGTGCACTCTCGAAATAAGGGATGGCATCCGAAGGGTTGCCCTCGGCCAGGAGTTCAGCCCCCTTCTTGCGCTGGATTTCAGCCCACTGAGTATCAGTCACTGCGACCCTCCTTCCGGGAGATCTACATTGATCTTGATGTCCTTATTTTGGGAGATCTCGATAGAAAACGGTCTAGATAGAACCTGTTTTCCCAACCGGATGTCGAGGCCGCCGACTCTAAATGCTTCAGAAGTGTCTGACGTCTCCGTACCAGAGTTTACGTTGCCTGACGCGGCTCCCCTCTCCGGAGGGAAATGATTCGAGAAGCACCAAGAAACAGCCTCCCTGAACCACTTGTATGCCTTATCTTCTCGATTTCCCGGTTTGACGATCTCGGAATGAGATCCCCGCACCGTCTTTTTGTAGTCCCGTCCAATGTTCATTCCGCCACTGAATGCATCTACCCATTTATCGGAGGTGCCAAGAACGGCGTAAGTGGGAATTAGGTATTTTCGTGCATCAAACTGAGACGGGTCGACGCATACGCGATCGAGAAATACTGAATTTAGGCTTTCGATTAGGGGTGAATGCGCTTTGAGTGCACGCGCATCTGTGAAGAATGGCGTCAATATCTGAGGTACGCGCATCGAGCCGGCTTGGGGTGTTCCCATCAGCACGAGACCTGAAACGCGATCAACGGCCAGGCTACCGTCACTACAGTGCGTTTGCGATTCGATAAGGTCCTTGATCGTCGCCTTGCATAGAAGGCCCCCCATGCTGTGGCCAACCAGTACCACCGACCGATAATGTGAGTCGCGGATCGTGTCTGCAAGCTCACGTGCATGCACAACGAGTGTGGTGGAGTCCATCTTCGACCAGCGCTGCCAACCGCTGGCGTATGAGTACAGACCTACATCGATGTCAGTACGGTCCTCGAAGAGGAACTTAGGGAAATCTCCCCACGTCTTGTATCGATGGCCGTTTAGGCCGTGGGCAAAGATCAAAAGATTCGGGCATTTCTCAGGATCTCGTGAGTGCACGATCAACGGGCTCAACGCCGCCAGGCCATCCTTGCCGACGGGGGTGAACTCGTTGCCGCTGGCGAAATGCATTCCAGTCGCCTTCGTGAGGAGCGCGCCTGTTGTGGCTTGGGCCGCCCACCGAACGCGGCGGTACGAGCCTACCCCTCACGGGGCGATCACAGGTGTCTCCTCTACGAACAGCCCAGCGGTGTCCAGCGGAACGGACCCAGGGCCGTGCAGATCGCGCGGTGGACCAGGGGCATCAGCAGGTTGGAACGTCAACGACTAGCGTCCTGCACCGGTAGTTCGTCGTCAGATCTGGCGGTCCCACTTTAAACCGCCCGCGGGTCTGCGTTTCAGGCTCTGAGCGGACCGCACGTCAGCCGGTAGGCCTCCTGGGCCCAGGGCTCCTTCGTGTGAGGGTTCACGCCACAGGCCAGGGATGCACCTATATCGCCGAACCAGGTGCTCACGCTGCCGTAGACGTCACGGCCGGGGCAGGACACGGTGAAGCCGCGTCGACGGCCTGGACTTCCTCGGCATCGGCGAAACGCCCCGCGTGCCCGATGAAGTCGACCTTGACGGGGTTCCGCCGACGATCGGCGGACTCCCTTCCCGGAGCGGCCGGTTGCTCGACGACCCACCACTTGAGGTGCTTGATGGAGCCTCACTGCAACCGTTCGCACAGGTCAGCGACCGGACCTGCCACAAAAGCCCGCAGCTTCCCAAGCTGAGAGCGCAGGTTCGGTCGCTCCTCTCCAGCGCCTTACCCAAGGTGGTCTCCAAGCTCCATCAAGGGGTCGCTATCCAGGTATAGACGGCGCCGCCGAGGGAAACGAGCACACCCAGGCACACCAGCACCCTGGAAACCGGATGCATCCAA is a genomic window containing:
- a CDS encoding tetratricopeptide repeat protein, encoding MTDTQWAEIQRKKGAELLAEGNPSDAIPYFESALRHLVDRNDLYSAARLAPVLADACLRSNDDRLLRRATARSLDLSVRLMSLPRPSHEAISNDQLKTAISSISKSLKSLGALDVFPAIQEIASLEQLKGVDESGSLRERAAALNNLSIRAARTGYAPEALKAAQEAVHLFLQSEDAEDPATLVAVMGNLANRLAEAGDLDSAQIAAREVLMHCRRVADQDESQLPTLAMALSNAGVHMARAGDIPSALDSASEAVAIYQHLARDNAAAHLPNLAGSLNNLGVRLADMGQHAEAATAIEESVAIYRQLARDNPGAYLPNLGGSLDNLGVRLGDLGRYADGLPVTEEAVAIYRQLANENPGAYLSNLASALNNLGVRLGDLGRYEDSLSVAEEALLIFRRLAGENPRAHSSRLASALNNLGVRLGDLGRHEDSLSATEESVAIYRQLANENPGAYLSDLSGALNNLGVRLGDLGRHEDSLSATEESVAIYRQLANENPGAYLSRLASALNNLGVRLGDLGRHEDSLPATEESVAIYRHLAEANPEAYLLGLAGSLSNLGIRYSGSGEYQTSLEALRESIDIYRALGETRMPTYATQMITALQVMGNGLANLGRADEALGCLTEALDLARHQSNSSQVLATQLEIAAIYTRQRNFKQAGESYESASREAEALGSAAILGACIFASANCRKSYGDFSGALTRATKAYEIFEQVGNLEAMDRAVELVNSLKALTEPWS
- a CDS encoding XRE family transcriptional regulator, which produces MITSSRITTARKRRGLTLAELSTRVGVSVQSLSNYERGRTEPTPDTLARLAKALRFPESFFSQPDLEPIPLEAVSFRARSKLAAGPRDAALWASRLALELHGWIEERFRLPANDIPTLGRPDPETAAEMVRARWGLGAAPISNMVHLLEVHGVRVFSLPPEYADVDAFAMWRDGTPFIFLNTLKTPERGRFDAAHELGHLVLHGEDRSLAGPHAEQEANAFASAFLMPRQSVMEHMPKTPLVQEILRGKRIWKVAALALTYRLHDVDMLSDWHYRRTCIELGKLGYRRGEPSGMPRRESSQLLEKVFATTKAKGVTLHAIARDLHVDPEELSSWVFGLIVTARGGGSLPSAEEAPPAGPRLSLVQ
- a CDS encoding alpha/beta fold hydrolase; this encodes MHFASGNEFTPVGKDGLAALSPLIVHSRDPEKCPNLLIFAHGLNGHRYKTWGDFPKFLFEDRTDIDVGLYSYASGWQRWSKMDSTTLVVHARELADTIRDSHYRSVVLVGHSMGGLLCKATIKDLIESQTHCSDGSLAVDRVSGLVLMGTPQAGSMRVPQILTPFFTDARALKAHSPLIESLNSVFLDRVCVDPSQFDARKYLIPTYAVLGTSDKWVDAFSGGMNIGRDYKKTVRGSHSEIVKPGNREDKAYKWFREAVSWCFSNHFPPERGAASGNVNSGTETSDTSEAFRVGGLDIRLGKQVLSRPFSIEISQNKDIKINVDLPEGGSQ
- a CDS encoding YdcF family protein, with product MIAAQAWADARLLWDYHRMHHTPRPCSVAVGLGSHDLGVADVTAELYHQGMAPVIVFTGATSPTTRARMPRGEAVHYRERALQLGVPDSAVLLEPRATNTGENIEFSKAVLVEAGVPVSSVLLVSKPYEERRSYAMMRKLWPEVEVVSASTPMGLEEYADSIGDVRMVIDMIVGALQRVLVFPGLGLAIEQAVPDTVVAAYERLRDQGFTSRLIPDAAQRT
- a CDS encoding DUF6233 domain-containing protein codes for the protein MNDSGLSRLALLRFLERVQVRDLERTRRWIADEEKREAERQRGIAARPPAPDWLIERGLSRQHAVYVHVGDCWNAGSRSKGVERDQALRALADGVTACPQCRPDTALGILD
- a CDS encoding Ku protein, whose protein sequence is MPRTIWSGAVSFGLVTVPIHVQSATENHSIQFHQYHLEDMGRVRVKKVCELEDREIAQSEIGKGYEYAKDQVVAISDADLRELPLPTAKAIEIQAFVPLDSVDPIQIGEGYYLAPDGAVAAKPYKLLVQALGRSSKVAVAKYAWSGRERLGLLRIRDNVIVLHAMRWPDEIRAPGAVDPPDEKVSTEEIEGALALMESMARDDLDGPEFEDTYTDALAKIIEAKREDRELPEAPEPDKPAQVLDLMAALNESVEKAKASRGEDADVHELPKKTAARKTAKKQSAKKTAAKKSAGKKASGRRPRSA
- a CDS encoding GntR family transcriptional regulator, which encodes MAPKWRELADRFAEQIRSGEIKPGAQLPQIRDLVAAGEGSKDTVHKAYKELEAQGLVTSSRGHGTVVRHQQPLKRLGIARYDKAKWRDGDEVAFIADRVASGRSYRRNEQTQTVSRVKASAAVASAHGLPEGADVYARARVVKEGTQPTHTLTSYYRPEHVEGTRIVDPTPGPAGRGGGFRVLYDAGYEIDHMTEELFARVPTAEEAQLLQLSPGEWVVELHRTTSTADGTVVEFAIGVHAATRFAWSYDFKVPDSAKTEGESK